Below is a genomic region from Desulfuromonas sp..
CAGTTGTCCCCGCCGGTGCTGTTGTAGAGGGCGATGAGCGCCTCCCGGTCGGCGGCCGGGATGGCGGCGTGGGATGCGCCGGCCATCACGGCGGTGAGGATCAGGGTGAACAGGATGCCCTTGGCCATTCGTTTCATTGTGGATCTCCCCCCTCGGTTCTCTCGGTGCGGTTCGGCAGGGAGCGGGCTTCGCCGGCCACCCGCTGGCCGGGTCAAAGCGTTCCCTTTGCCCTCACAAATCGAAAAAAAGCCGCCAAAACCAGTACCGGTTCCCTGATCCAAGCGACTTCAGCATATAAAGGCCCTTGAGTCGTCTTTCAGGGCCGATTAGAGCAGGTCATCTTTTTAGCACATATCTTTTTAATCCGTCAATCTTCATCAGTTCCGGGCCATGATAGAGGTCTCGGGTGATCGCAGGAGGGGACGGGGAGGAACCCCTTTTTTGCCTTTCTCCATGCCTCTTCTGCCCCCTCCGCAGAGCGGTGCGAACCGGCCGGCGGCATCGGGCGGCAGCGTCGCGACGGCTGAGAGGCAGAATAATCGCATCCGACCATCGGCGCCGGGTGGCCGGGTCACCGGCTTGACCTTCGTCCAGAACCCGAGGTGTTCCAATATCCGCCGAATCACCACCGCTTCGTTGATGAAGCTGACGATTTCCATCTCAGCCCCACAGTGCGGACACGCCAGCGGATCGACCTCCCAGACCTTCTTGATGCATTCGCGCCAGACCTTTAAAGGAATCCGTCGCGGCTTATGCTCCGCGACGCCTAAAGCCTCCACCGGGGGATCGGACAGAAACCCTTCACCCGCCTCAACACCCCTTTCAAGTTTCGCAGTAGCCGATCCCCCCGTGCCCGGTTGTAATACCATCCGTAATACCGCACCAGTCACAGCCCCGATGCCCCCCCCCTTTAACACCGAGCACCGTTTGGAAAAAGGAAAGGAGACACATATTGGCGCAGAGGCAGAGCCTGCTTAGCAACTGGCGGTCGTACTTGAAATCAGGTCGCAAAATGATGGGGATGCTGAAGAAGTACTGCCGGTGAGGGACAGGGTGAAGGATGACATCCTTCAGGTGCTAGCCAAACTGGATCCCCTTTTTGCTGTGACAGCTGGGGCAGAACCAGCGCCCCCGGCAGCTGAAGGCGAGTAGGTACCATGGCGACAATCGGGACAGCGAACGCGGGCAAAACCTTCACGCAGGTCGCCGCACTTGAGATAATCCTTGACGACATCTCTGACGACCAACCGGAAGAAGCCGTATGATCTGGCGAACCGCTATTGGTACTGCCCCTCGAAACTGCCACAATGCCGGTCGTGCAGCGTCCAGATAGGCGACTGCTGCGGTGTGCGCGGGTGGTAGCCGGCCGGTTTCTCTTCTGCGAACATGTGCATCCCTGGGCATTGGAAAAGCCCAACAATACAACATGATTTAGTTGAAAATATTTCATAAAACGACTCAACTCTACTTTGCTAAGCGATACAATCGGAAGTCCTCCTCATGCTTCTGATATAAAATCTTCAACTCCTCCTTGCTCAGAAAGCTTTTATCTAACGGGGTATAGTTTGGGAACTTCTCTTGTGTTACGTTTTTAGGTGTAATAATTTTTATTTCTTTGTTGGTTTCTCTTTGAAGCCAAATTCTCAATTTCTCTTCAGAGCCTTTTATAGCAAAACATTCCATCCTATTCACAATCGAGCGAACAGGTTCGTCGTCAACCTCACGCAAAAACTGTACTTGAAAATTTTCCTTCCGCTCCATTATGTCTGTTATTGGAGGCTTTGACAAAGTACTTTTATGGTATGGATGGTTTGTCATTGCACATTTATAATTTCTTTCACTTATAATTCGCTCTATCGGATCCCTGATGACAGTTACTGGCTTTATATGGCCCCTTTTGTGTAGACTGGCCATGTAAGGATTTTTCAACATGTCACGAAAAGATAGATGGCCAATTATTGCTTTTTTACCTGAAAAATACTCCAAGGGCAAAGAGGCAAACCCAGACCCATCAATGTCAGCCCCAAAATTTGGATCCCAGACCTTTATGCAGTCCTTAAAGCAAAAAGCATCATAAAACAATTCCTTAATTGTTGTCCCACCACTCTTGGGAATATGTGGGAAAAAGTACATAGAGTCCTCCGTGAATATGTTTAAAGTATGGTGTATTAATCCGGCGAACAGCCAATTATTACCAGGAATGATAAACAGGAAAAAAATAAGTACCTAGCAAAGACCATCATAATATCAACCGCGGAAGACAAATAAGAGTTTAATAGCGACCGAAATAGAAATCGGAAACTTAGGCATTTGTCGCTGTTAAATCTTAAAGGGTCACTGTTATTACTTTGATGGGGGGATGGGGCCAACCGTTTGCGATGAAAAAGTGCACCTTTGCCTTCTGGGCTTTTTTGTGGTCGCCGAAATTTTCACATACCGCCCTCGAAAGTGTCTTGGATACCAGACACCCCAGGAGGTCTTCGATGAAGCTCGGGGTGGTGCACTTGCAACTTGGAGTTACCATGGACGAAAGGATAAAAATTTGCCATTTTGAGAGAGGGAAGGCACCCAATGGTTGAAAAACAGAAGGCCATTACCACTCACCAAACCGTCACTTCTTGTTATCACACCATAATGATATTGACAACATTAAATGCCCAGGCACCTTCCTGTTGCCATGGCGTGGATTCAACATTTATTGAAAAAATGGTGGCAACGCCTGACTTCAGCAATTAACGAAATGACCAGAATTTTGTGCATTTTTGAGCGATGTGCAAGGCAAAAAGGGCGAAGGACAAAAGATGGTCGAGACAGTGGAGAGTTGATCTATTAACCAGGAGAAAGTGGCCAATTGCGTTGACTACTATACTCGCCGGCAAACAGGACCCAAAAAACAATAAAAGAATAACGACTTGACACTACCCCCCCCTGCGCCATGCCTGGCGCACAAAAAAAGAAACCCCCGGGTTGCAAAGACCCGGAGGCTTCTATGTACGAATAGGCATTTTAGGCATACCCGCCCCCCCTGCGCCTGGGAGGATGCACCCGGGAGAAGGTCGTTACTTGACCACCCTCAGGCTGGGCCCCTTCTTTTCTTCCGGCTTCGCCTCTTCCTTTTCTCCCCCGTCGGGAATTTCGGATGGCTCGTCCTCCGAGCCGAAATGGGGCAGGGTCCCGTCCCCGACCATCCTGGTAACGGACTCGGCGATGGTCAGGCACTGTTTGGTGCAAACCTTGCGGGCGGGACAGACCGTGCAGTCGGCCTCGCCCCCTGCGGCCCGCAGGGCATGAATGACCAGATCGACGCTCTCGATCTGGTTGAGGGGGATGAGGAACATGGGGACTCCTTTTCGCTGATAGCTGATAGCTGATAGCTGATAGCTGATAGCTGATAGCTGATAGCTGATAGCTGATAGCTGAAACCCTACCCGACACCGGGCAGGGCGGTCAAGCCCCCTCGGGCAACCGCAGGGTCTTACCGGAGACCGCGGCGAACTCGGCCAGCTTGCGCATCATCGCCGCGAAGTCTTCGGGGCGCAGGGACTGGGCCCCGTCGCTGGAGGCCTTTTCCGGCTGGGGGTGGACCTCGACGATGAGGCCGTCGGCGCCGGCGGCCACGCTGGCGTAGCACATGGGCGCGACGAGGTGGGCGTGGCCGGTGGCGTGGGAGGGGTCGATGATCACCGGCAGGTGGGTCTGCGCCTTGAGGACCGGTACCGCCGAGATGTCGAGGGTGTTGCGGGTGGCGGTCTCGAAGGTGCGGATGCCCCGCTCGCAGAGGATGACCTTCTGGTTGCCCTCGGAGAGGATGTACTCGGCGCTCATCAGGAACTCCTGAATGGTCGTCGCCATCCCCCGCTTGAGGAGGATCGGCTTGTCGAGCTGGCCGAGCATCTTGAGCAGGGCGAAGTTCTGGGTGTTGCGCGCCCCGACCTGCATGACGTCGGCGTAGCGGGCCACCAGCTCCACGTCGCGGGGGTTGACCACCTCGGTGACGATGGGCAGGCCCGTCTCCCGGCGGGCCAGGTCGAGGAGCTTGAGGCCCTCCTCCTCCATCCCCTGGAAGGAGTAGGGGCTGGTGCGGGGCTTGAAGGCCCCGCCGCGCAGAACCTGGGCCCCGGCCGCCTTGACCGCCCGCGCGGTCTCGACGATCTGCTCTTCGCTCTCCACCGAGCAGGGCCCGGCCATGACGATCAGCTCGTCGCCGCCGACCGCCAGTCCGGGGGCGATCTCCACCGCGCTCGGCTCGGGCTTCACCTCCCGGCTGGCCAGCTTGAAGGGTTTGAGGATCGGCACCACGCTCTCGACCCCCGGCAACGACTCGAGGGCCTGAAGGACGGCCTTGCCCCGCTCGTCGCCGACCGCGCCGACGACGTTGCGGGTTTCGCCGTGGATGACGTGGGGCGTGTAGCCCAACTCGCGGATCTGCTTCTTGACCTCGGCCAGTTCTTCCTTGCTGGCCCCCTGCTGCATAACGATGATCATGGTTTAGCTCCTCCTGGATCGATATGGGTGGACGGTTCTAAACAAAACGGGCCGCCCGGTATCCCCGGCGGCCCTTTCATTCATCGATCCAAAACGAAAAAACCACGGAAGACCCGGAATAGGTCTGCCCGTGGTTGCCTGATCTGGCGATGTGATCCTTCTTCTTTACGCCGACAGACTTTCACCCCGGGCAGACGACCCAAAATAAAAGCCGTACCAAAAGTAAAAGCTGCTAAAGCTGGCGAAAAAGAAGCGCATCAAAAGATCCCAAAAGTGAATTTGTTTTTCTTTACTAACAAATAACCGGACAAAAAGCAAGCACCAATTGCCCTCAATCTCTCGGCCGCCGGCCGCCCAGGGTGTCGAGGAAGCGCCTCATCCAGCGGTGGACATCGTTGCGGCGAACCTGGCCCTGCAGCTGCTCCATGCGCCGCCGGCGCTCCTCCGGCTCCATGGAGAAGGCCCGATAGATGGCATCGGCGGTGCCGTCGATGTCATAGGGGTTGACCAGCAGCGCCCCCCTGCCGAGCTGGTCGGCGGCCCCGGCGAACTCGCTGAGGACCAGCACCCCGTTGTGATCGACCGATGCGGCGCAGTACTCCTTGGCCACCAGGTTCATGCCGTCGCGCAGGGGGGTGATGAGGGCGATTTCCGAGGTGCGGTAGTGGGCCAGCAGCTGGGTGCGATCGAGGCTGCGAAACAGATAGTGGATGGGCATCCAGCCCGACTCGGCGAAGCGGGCGTTGATCCTTCCGGCGGTCTGGTCGAGCAGCTCCTTGAGGTTCTGGTAGTCGGGAACCAGGGTCCGGCTCGGCACCACCACCTGGACCAGAGAGACCTTCTGACGCAGATCGGGGTACTTCTCCAGGGCCCGCTCGAAGGCCAGAAAGCGCTCGGGAATCCCCTTGGTGTAATCGAGGCGATCGACCCCCAGGACCAGCTGACGCCCCTCCAGGTTCTCGTGCAGGTACCAGGCCGCCTCGGCCACATTCCGGGACTGGGCCTCCTGGTGGAATTCGTTAAAATCGATGCTGATGGGGAAATGGCCCACCTTCACCTGCCGTCCCCCCACGTTGAGCAGGGTCTGGTTGCGCTGCCGGGCCAGCACCTCCACCCCGGGGACGAGGGCGGTCACGCACTGGACGAAATTGCGCCAGTAGCGCAGGGTCTGGAACCCGATCAGGTCGTATTCCAGAAGGGCCCGAAGGATCTCCGTCTTCCAGGGCAGGCGCCGGTACAGGTCGAGGGAGGGGAAGGGAATGTGGAGGAAGAAGCCGAGAGCCTGGTCCGCCCCCAGCTCCCGCAGCCCTGCGCCGACCAGGGCGAGCTGATAATCATGAACCCAGATGACGTCGTCCGAGCCTGGGGGACTCTCCGCTGCGACCACCTCGGCGAAGCGTCGGTTCACCTCCCGGTAGGTCTGCCAGTTTTCGAGGCTGAAACGACAGAATCCAAGCAGGCCATGGAACAGGGGCCAGAGGGCTTCGTTGGAAAAGCCCTGGTAATACCTCTCCACCTCCTCTTCGGAAAGGGGCACGGCCCCAAGCCGGTAGCCCTGCTCGCGGCCGAAGTCATCGAACAACTCCTGCAGGGGCGCCTCTTCCCCGCAGCCGGGCCAGCCGATCCACATCCCCCGGCTGCTCTTCATGAGCGGGGTCAGGGCCGTCACCAATCCGCCCGAACCGGGGGTAATGGTCCATTGCTCCTCCTCCTGGCCGATTACGATGGGCAACCGGTTGGAGACCACCACCAGGCGTTTTTCGCTTCCCTCCATCATCACTCCAATTCATTCTCCCGGCAGACGTCCCGCCAGTTCTCCAGAAACTCCAGCAACTCGCCCGGAGGCGCAAGGTGCGCCTCGGCGGCGGTGGAACGGGGTTCATCCCGCACCAGCACCCCCAAGCCCCGCCCCCGAAGAGCGACAAAGGCATCCTCGTCCGTCAGGTCGTCCCCCAGATAGGCCACCGCCGCGTTCGCCCCGAGTTCGGCGAGGACCCGGCGCACCGCGTAGCCCTTGTCCCGCCCCGAACAGCGCAGCTCCAGCCCGCCGTCGAAGGGGTGCAGCTCCAGCCCCCCCCGCTTCGCGAGGGGACCCCAGACCCCCGAGACCTCCGCGCGCAGGGCGGCAACGACCCCGGCATCCAGGCCCCGCCAGTGAAAAGCCACCGTGACGGGCTTGACCTCGCATCGCTCCCCGTACCCCCGCTCCTCGGCCCAGGCCCGCGCCTGCTTCAGGGCGCGGGTCGCGGGCTCGGGCAGATCCCCACGCTGCAGGCCGACCTCCGGCAGCAACCGCTCCCAACCGTGGCAGCCCCAGACCTCCGGGGCGCGGGAGAGCCCCAGGAGAGACACCACGTCCTCGGCGGGCCGGCCGCTGACCACGACGAGTCGGCATCGGCCTTCGGAAAGGATGGCGTCGAGGACCTGCCGGACCCCCGGATAGGGACAGGCCCGGTCCCGGTCGACCTGAAAAGGGGCCAGGGTACCGTCGTAGTCGAGCAGCAGGGCCCTCCTGCCGGAGCGCCGCAGACGGTCCCAGAACGACTCCGGAATGCCCTCCCCACTCACAGCCCGACCTCGATGCGCTCGCGCTGGCCGTCGTGCAGTCCCAGCATCAGGGTCAGGTACTCGCGCAGGTGGCGGGTGATGAGGTAGTTGTCCCGAACGAAGCGCCGGGCCCGCTCCCCGATCTCCTCGAGCATGTCCCGCCGATGGAGGAGGTAACGGATGCGCAGGGCGGCACCTTCCGGCGTCTGCACCAGGAATCCGGTATAGTGATTAATCACCTGCAGGCGGATGCCCCCGGTGTCGCCGCCGATGACCGGCTTGCCTTTCCACATCCCCTCGGCCACGGTGAGGCCGAAACCCTCGCGTACCGACTTCTGCAGGACGATGTCGGCCGCCCGCTGCAGGGCGTTGATGGTGCGGTGGGCATCGGCCGGCAGGAGCAGCACGTGGATGTTGGGGTCGCCCTCGGCGGCCCGGTGGACCTCACTGAGCACCGCCTCGCCTTCCGGGTCGTCGCTCGCCCCGCCCCCGGCGAGAACAAGTTGCAGGGGGGTGAGCTTGCTGGCGAGCTTGTAGGCCTCGATGACCCCGAGGGGATCCTTGAACCGATCGTAGCGAGAGACCTGCAGGATCATCGGCAGGTCGGGATCGAACCCGAAGCGGTCGAAAACCTCCTTCACCTCCTCGGCGGACAGGTCGCGGTTCTTCTCGCTCAGCGGATCGATGCTCGGGGCGATGATGTACTGGGGATGGTCGAGGGGCTGGGCGAACTCGGGCAGAGAAAAGATGCTCGCATCGTAGGGGGCCACCCACTTCTTCAGGTATTTCCACACCGGACGATAGGGGTGGCTGGCGTCGATGTGGAAGCGCCAGATCCACCTCCCCTTGCGACCCGGGCAATAGGCCAGCAGGGGCGCCGGCTGGGGGTCGTGGATGAAGACGTAGTCCGCTTCCTCCAGGACGGGACGCAGCCTCTCGGCGTTGCGGGCGTTGGTCGCCTCGTACCCTTCGAGCAGGTTCTCCGGAATGCCGACCTTGCTTCCCTGCAGTGCGTTGTGGAAGCCCTTTGTGCACTGGTAAAAGGGACCCTCGCCGGTGATGACCTCCCAGCGGGCGTCGATGCCGAGGGCCTGCTTGAAGGGGATCAGTTTCTGCAGGATCTCCGCCACCCCGCCCCCCTCGCGGGTGGAGTTCACGTGCACCACCTTGGCCCCCTTCAGCGGCGCCGCCAGCTGCTCGAGGTTCTGAATGACGCCGCGGCTGGTCACCGCGGTGTATTCCTCGATCAGATTGCGCAGGGACTCCTCCACCGGCACGTCCATCAATGTCTTTCCTCGAAGAAATGCTGAAAAATCCCGGTCACGATGTTGCGGATCTCCTTCAGGGACGAGAAATAGGGGTCGACCCGCTGCAGGCGGTTGAGCAGGGGCTGAAACTCCTCGCCGAAGCCCTGCAGCCAGGCGCTGAAATCGTCGCAGTGGCAGTCGGAGCGACTGCGGGCGTCGATGAAGTGATAGTAGATGCTGCCGGTCGGCAGAGTCGGAAGATAAGGGACCATGTCGGAGGGATGGCCGAAGCGCAGGCCGGTATCGAAGATCACGATCTGGGAATGGAGAAAATGGAACTGCTGGTCGGCCTTGGCCCAGGGGACCATTTCGCTCTCGTCCAATCGCTCCTCCACCACCTCGACCAGCTCCTGGCGCAGGCCCTCCATGTCGGCGAAGTCGATCGGAACGACCATGCTCAGCCGCTCCGCCAGGGGCTTGTCGTGCAGACCGTGATAGACCCAGGATGCAAAATCGTTGTTGTACTCGGGCTCGTCGAACTGGGACCGGAGCAAGCGCCCCCAGAAGTGGTGGTAAACGCTCCCGGGGGGCGCGTTCTGCAGGCCGGCGCAAAGC
It encodes:
- the otsB gene encoding trehalose-phosphatase is translated as MSGEGIPESFWDRLRRSGRRALLLDYDGTLAPFQVDRDRACPYPGVRQVLDAILSEGRCRLVVVSGRPAEDVVSLLGLSRAPEVWGCHGWERLLPEVGLQRGDLPEPATRALKQARAWAEERGYGERCEVKPVTVAFHWRGLDAGVVAALRAEVSGVWGPLAKRGGLELHPFDGGLELRCSGRDKGYAVRRVLAELGANAAVAYLGDDLTDEDAFVALRGRGLGVLVRDEPRSTAAEAHLAPPGELLEFLENWRDVCRENELE
- the aroF gene encoding 3-deoxy-7-phosphoheptulonate synthase, with the protein product MIIVMQQGASKEELAEVKKQIRELGYTPHVIHGETRNVVGAVGDERGKAVLQALESLPGVESVVPILKPFKLASREVKPEPSAVEIAPGLAVGGDELIVMAGPCSVESEEQIVETARAVKAAGAQVLRGGAFKPRTSPYSFQGMEEEGLKLLDLARRETGLPIVTEVVNPRDVELVARYADVMQVGARNTQNFALLKMLGQLDKPILLKRGMATTIQEFLMSAEYILSEGNQKVILCERGIRTFETATRNTLDISAVPVLKAQTHLPVIIDPSHATGHAHLVAPMCYASVAAGADGLIVEVHPQPEKASSDGAQSLRPEDFAAMMRKLAEFAAVSGKTLRLPEGA
- a CDS encoding sulfotransferase family 2 domain-containing protein — protein: MYFFPHIPKSGGTTIKELFYDAFCFKDCIKVWDPNFGADIDGSGFASLPLEYFSGKKAIIGHLSFRDMLKNPYMASLHKRGHIKPVTVIRDPIERIISERNYKCAMTNHPYHKSTLSKPPITDIMERKENFQVQFLREVDDEPVRSIVNRMECFAIKGSEEKLRIWLQRETNKEIKIITPKNVTQEKFPNYTPLDKSFLSKEELKILYQKHEEDFRLYRLAK
- a CDS encoding DUF5752 family protein, which produces MFERFAMPNAASDETQVVPFAVRDCALITIASGLKAQNLRELCAGLQNAPPGSVYHHFWGRLLRSQFDEPEYNNDFASWVYHGLHDKPLAERLSMVVPIDFADMEGLRQELVEVVEERLDESEMVPWAKADQQFHFLHSQIVIFDTGLRFGHPSDMVPYLPTLPTGSIYYHFIDARSRSDCHCDDFSAWLQGFGEEFQPLLNRLQRVDPYFSSLKEIRNIVTGIFQHFFEERH
- a CDS encoding glycosyltransferase, with protein sequence MDVPVEESLRNLIEEYTAVTSRGVIQNLEQLAAPLKGAKVVHVNSTREGGGVAEILQKLIPFKQALGIDARWEVITGEGPFYQCTKGFHNALQGSKVGIPENLLEGYEATNARNAERLRPVLEEADYVFIHDPQPAPLLAYCPGRKGRWIWRFHIDASHPYRPVWKYLKKWVAPYDASIFSLPEFAQPLDHPQYIIAPSIDPLSEKNRDLSAEEVKEVFDRFGFDPDLPMILQVSRYDRFKDPLGVIEAYKLASKLTPLQLVLAGGGASDDPEGEAVLSEVHRAAEGDPNIHVLLLPADAHRTINALQRAADIVLQKSVREGFGLTVAEGMWKGKPVIGGDTGGIRLQVINHYTGFLVQTPEGAALRIRYLLHRRDMLEEIGERARRFVRDNYLITRHLREYLTLMLGLHDGQRERIEVGL
- a CDS encoding trehalose-6-phosphate synthase → MMEGSEKRLVVVSNRLPIVIGQEEEQWTITPGSGGLVTALTPLMKSSRGMWIGWPGCGEEAPLQELFDDFGREQGYRLGAVPLSEEEVERYYQGFSNEALWPLFHGLLGFCRFSLENWQTYREVNRRFAEVVAAESPPGSDDVIWVHDYQLALVGAGLRELGADQALGFFLHIPFPSLDLYRRLPWKTEILRALLEYDLIGFQTLRYWRNFVQCVTALVPGVEVLARQRNQTLLNVGGRQVKVGHFPISIDFNEFHQEAQSRNVAEAAWYLHENLEGRQLVLGVDRLDYTKGIPERFLAFERALEKYPDLRQKVSLVQVVVPSRTLVPDYQNLKELLDQTAGRINARFAESGWMPIHYLFRSLDRTQLLAHYRTSEIALITPLRDGMNLVAKEYCAASVDHNGVLVLSEFAGAADQLGRGALLVNPYDIDGTADAIYRAFSMEPEERRRRMEQLQGQVRRNDVHRWMRRFLDTLGGRRPRD